One Vallitalea pronyensis genomic region harbors:
- a CDS encoding xanthine/uracil/vitamin C permease, producing the protein MKKRSLPLFRSGDIGGMAYALAGNIVNYIIIIGVLLYVFEWPEYLVFGRVIPGMSIGLMGSGIYYAWMANRLAKKEGRSDVTALPSGVSTPAMFVYLWGVIAPLNYAIDKPEDVWMVAVAATFLGGVIEALGSFVGPWLRKFLPRAALLGTVGGIALVWMANKGFYDVYADPILGMPILLIAIIGLIGGYVFPKKIPALLIAIVGGIGYAFVLGRVTPDVSGFGFTLTNPVTGINAIMTGLASISPYLAVIIPIQIYNFIETMDNVESAIAAGDRYSVREAQIADGAMTMLSAVFGGVVPNTVWLGHPGLKKGNAGSGYSWISGLILGAAGIFGAYAFVNSLMPPVIAAITFIWCSIVIIVQAFREAAPLKHGAAIVVAFIPHIADYVYTEIELTLFSQGVYEITPEVTSALLGEGVMWSGVMELKYGAILTSMLWAAITAFIIDKRLDKAGYVSLAASVLALVGFIHTPSLGLTVNPFFYGYLIMGIMCILFSALKNNFKSPDGYDYV; encoded by the coding sequence ATGAAAAAACGTTCATTACCTTTATTTAGAAGTGGTGACATTGGTGGTATGGCTTATGCTTTAGCAGGGAACATCGTTAATTACATCATTATTATTGGTGTTTTACTGTATGTATTTGAATGGCCAGAGTATTTGGTATTTGGTCGTGTCATTCCAGGTATGTCCATAGGTTTAATGGGGTCGGGGATATATTACGCATGGATGGCTAATCGATTAGCCAAAAAAGAAGGGCGTTCAGATGTCACAGCTCTTCCATCAGGTGTTTCTACACCGGCTATGTTTGTTTACTTATGGGGGGTTATTGCGCCATTAAACTATGCAATTGATAAACCTGAAGACGTATGGATGGTTGCTGTTGCTGCCACATTTTTAGGTGGTGTTATTGAAGCTTTAGGCAGTTTTGTTGGTCCTTGGCTAAGAAAATTTTTACCACGTGCCGCTTTGCTTGGAACCGTTGGTGGGATTGCTTTAGTATGGATGGCAAATAAAGGTTTCTATGATGTGTATGCTGATCCTATATTAGGTATGCCCATTCTACTCATCGCCATTATCGGATTAATCGGTGGTTATGTATTTCCTAAAAAAATTCCAGCCTTACTCATAGCCATTGTTGGGGGTATCGGGTATGCGTTTGTATTAGGAAGAGTCACACCTGATGTGAGTGGATTTGGTTTTACATTGACCAATCCCGTTACTGGCATTAATGCTATTATGACAGGGCTTGCATCCATATCCCCTTATCTGGCAGTTATTATTCCTATACAAATATATAACTTCATAGAAACAATGGATAATGTGGAATCTGCCATTGCAGCAGGTGATCGTTATAGTGTACGTGAAGCCCAGATTGCAGATGGTGCCATGACCATGTTATCAGCTGTATTTGGAGGTGTCGTGCCGAATACTGTATGGCTTGGTCATCCTGGGCTTAAAAAAGGAAATGCAGGTTCAGGCTATTCTTGGATTTCTGGTCTTATCTTAGGTGCAGCAGGTATATTTGGAGCCTATGCTTTTGTCAACTCCTTAATGCCTCCAGTTATTGCTGCCATTACCTTTATATGGTGTTCCATCGTCATTATTGTTCAAGCATTTAGAGAAGCTGCCCCATTAAAACACGGTGCTGCAATTGTTGTAGCATTTATCCCCCATATTGCCGATTACGTCTATACAGAAATTGAGTTAACGTTATTTTCACAAGGGGTTTATGAAATCACACCGGAAGTGACATCGGCATTACTGGGTGAGGGTGTCATGTGGTCAGGTGTTATGGAGTTAAAATACGGTGCTATTTTAACCAGTATGTTATGGGCGGCAATAACAGCTTTTATTATTGATAAACGTCTAGATAAAGCAGGTTACGTCAGTTTAGCAGCCTCTGTATTAGCACTGGTTGGTTTTATACATACACCTTCACTGGGACTGACGGTTAATCCATTCTTCTATGGGTATTTAATCATGGGTATCATGTGTATTCTATTTAGTGCACTAAAGAATAACTTTAAATCGCCAGATGGTTATGATTATGTATAA